Proteins encoded by one window of Lathyrus oleraceus cultivar Zhongwan6 chromosome 1, CAAS_Psat_ZW6_1.0, whole genome shotgun sequence:
- the LOC127132333 gene encoding disease resistance protein Roq1 isoform X4 translates to MANQRSSFTYDVFITFFGDDTRYGFAGNLWKSLSNRGINTFVDDHSKGDEIASTLLNVINESRIAIIVFSNNYAFSSFCLQLLVYILDTFLLNHRFIFPVFYDVDPAIVRYQTGTYAEAFSKHDKKFKYDKDKVKKWRKALYQVANLSGFHFKHGDGYEFEFIERIVEEVSSNFDLVPVHIANYTVGLESRLEEVCLLLELGSKQVLTVRIYGVGGIGKTILARAVYNKIGDQFEALCFLPNVSENSNMHGLVHLQNRLLSEMVGLKDIQSGNAGRGVSGIKYRLRRKKVLLILDNVDTLEQLEILVGGLDWFGPGSRVIITSRDKHLLAFHGFERRYEVQELNHVDALELLSHRVFKQGIVDPNYTELLSRVVTYASGIPLALEVIGSNLSGKSVDQWKHTLDRFERNPPNNIQNILQISFDDLDQEEKNVFLDITCCFKGYELTDVVDILRARYGQDMKNHIEVLIDKSLIHISLDGKVTPRPLIENMGKKIVIDESPSDPGRRSRLWFREDIVQVLKNNKGTSNIEIIHLDSSLIENEEAIEWDGEDSEEMPNLRILIIRKCHFSKAPKYLPNSLKVLEWWRYPSEELPSDFDSKKLVICKLPNMGFMSPDLTEFLQGFAISFGRL, encoded by the exons ATGGCAaatcaacgatcttccttcacCTACGACGTTTTCATAACTTTCTTCGGCGACGATACTCGTTACGGTTTTGCCGGCAATCTCTGGAAATCTCTCAGTAACAGAGGAATCAACACATTCGTCGATGACCATTCCAAAGGAGACGAAATCGCATCAACGCTTTTGAATGTCATCAATGAGTCGAGAATTGCCATTATTGTGTTTTCTAACAACTATGCTTTTTCTTCCTTTTGCTTGCAACTACTTGTCTATATCCTTGACACTTTTCTCTTGAATCATCGCTTTATTTTCCCCGTCTTTTACGATGTCGATCCTGCTATTGTAAGATATCAAACAGGAACTTATGCTGAAGCTTTTTCAAAGCATGACAAGAAATTCAAATATGACAAAGACAAAGTTAAGAAATGGAGGAAAGCTCTATATCAAGTAGCTAACTTGTCTGGATTTCATTTCAAACATGG GGATGGATATGAATTTGAGTTTATTGAACGGATTGTGGAAGAGGTCTCTAGCAATTTTGATCTTGTTCCAGTACATATTGCTAATTACACGGTTGGGCTGGAGTCTCGATTGGAAGAAGTGTGTTTGCTTTTAGAGTTGGGATCAAAACAAGTCCTCACAGTCAGGATCTATGGGGTTGGCGGAATAGGTAAAACAATACTTGCTCGAGCAGTTTATAATAAGATTGGAGACCAATTTGAAGCTTTATGTTTTCTTCCCAATGTTAGTGAAAACTCAAATATGCATGGACTAGTGCACCTCCAAAATAGGCTTCTTTCAGAAATGGTTGGATTGAAAGACATTCAGTCAGGAAATGCTGGTAGAGGAGTTTCTGGAATAAAGTATAGGCTCCGCCGAAAAAAAGTTCTTCTCATCCTAGATAATGTTGACACACTTGAGCAACTAGAGATCTTGGTTGGAGGACTTGATTGGTTTGGTCCTGGTAGCAGAGTTATCATTACATCACGGGACAAACATTTGCTAGCATTTCATGGGTTTGAAAGAAGATACGAGGTACAAGAGTTGAATCACGTAGATGCTCTTGAGTTGCTTAGCCACAGGGTGTTTAAACAAGGCATTGTTGATCCAAATTACACAGAACTTTTAAGCCGCGTAGTAACTTATGCTTCCGGGATTCCATTGGCCTTGGAAGTAATAGGTTCCAACTTGTCCGGAAAAAGTGTTGACCAATGGAAACATACATTAGATCGGTTTGAACGGAATCCTCCTAACAACATCCAAAATATACTTCAAATAAGCTTCGATGATTTGGATCAAGAGGAGAAGAACGTGTTTCTTGACATTACTTGTTGCTTTAAGGGATATGAATTGACAGATGTTGTAGATATTCTCCGTGCTCGGTATGGTCAAGATATGAAAAATCATATCGAAGTGTTGATTGACAAGTCTCTCATACATATCAGTTTGGATGGTAAGGTGACACCACGTCCCTTGATAGAGAACATGGGTAAAAAAATTGTCATTGATGAATCGCCAAGCGATCCTGGGAGACGCAGTAGATTATGGTTCCGAGAAGATATAGTTCAAGTCCTAAAAAATAATAAG GGAACTAGTAATATTGAAATCATACATCTAGATTCCTCCTTAATTGAAAATGAAGAAGCAATAGAATGGGATGGAGAGGACTCTGAGGAGATGCCAAATCTCAGAATACTTATTATCAGAAAATGTCATTTCTCCAAAGCTCCCAAGTATCTTCCAAACAGTTTAAAAGTATTGGAATGGTGGAGATATCCTTCAGAAGAGTTACCATCCGATTTTGATTCAAAGAAACTTGTTATATGTAAGCTACCAAACATGGGATTCATGTCACCCGATCTAACTGAGTTTTTACAG
- the LOC127132333 gene encoding disease resistance protein Roq1 isoform X1 has protein sequence MANQRSSFTYDVFITFFGDDTRYGFAGNLWKSLSNRGINTFVDDHSKGDEIASTLLNVINESRIAIIVFSNNYAFSSFCLQLLVYILDTFLLNHRFIFPVFYDVDPAIVRYQTGTYAEAFSKHDKKFKYDKDKVKKWRKALYQVANLSGFHFKHGDGYEFEFIERIVEEVSSNFDLVPVHIANYTVGLESRLEEVCLLLELGSKQVLTVRIYGVGGIGKTILARAVYNKIGDQFEALCFLPNVSENSNMHGLVHLQNRLLSEMVGLKDIQSGNAGRGVSGIKYRLRRKKVLLILDNVDTLEQLEILVGGLDWFGPGSRVIITSRDKHLLAFHGFERRYEVQELNHVDALELLSHRVFKQGIVDPNYTELLSRVVTYASGIPLALEVIGSNLSGKSVDQWKHTLDRFERNPPNNIQNILQISFDDLDQEEKNVFLDITCCFKGYELTDVVDILRARYGQDMKNHIEVLIDKSLIHISLDGKVTPRPLIENMGKKIVIDESPSDPGRRSRLWFREDIVQVLKNNKGTSNIEIIHLDSSLIENEEAIEWDGEDSEEMPNLRILIIRKCHFSKAPKYLPNSLKVLEWWRYPSEELPSDFDSKKLVICKLPNMGFMSPDLTEFLQNRSLGRTIGVRCESQGLYYLSVSSQTCSVKDSPLTIHAQLGHLSLFKLHKGVKFIEGI, from the exons ATGGCAaatcaacgatcttccttcacCTACGACGTTTTCATAACTTTCTTCGGCGACGATACTCGTTACGGTTTTGCCGGCAATCTCTGGAAATCTCTCAGTAACAGAGGAATCAACACATTCGTCGATGACCATTCCAAAGGAGACGAAATCGCATCAACGCTTTTGAATGTCATCAATGAGTCGAGAATTGCCATTATTGTGTTTTCTAACAACTATGCTTTTTCTTCCTTTTGCTTGCAACTACTTGTCTATATCCTTGACACTTTTCTCTTGAATCATCGCTTTATTTTCCCCGTCTTTTACGATGTCGATCCTGCTATTGTAAGATATCAAACAGGAACTTATGCTGAAGCTTTTTCAAAGCATGACAAGAAATTCAAATATGACAAAGACAAAGTTAAGAAATGGAGGAAAGCTCTATATCAAGTAGCTAACTTGTCTGGATTTCATTTCAAACATGG GGATGGATATGAATTTGAGTTTATTGAACGGATTGTGGAAGAGGTCTCTAGCAATTTTGATCTTGTTCCAGTACATATTGCTAATTACACGGTTGGGCTGGAGTCTCGATTGGAAGAAGTGTGTTTGCTTTTAGAGTTGGGATCAAAACAAGTCCTCACAGTCAGGATCTATGGGGTTGGCGGAATAGGTAAAACAATACTTGCTCGAGCAGTTTATAATAAGATTGGAGACCAATTTGAAGCTTTATGTTTTCTTCCCAATGTTAGTGAAAACTCAAATATGCATGGACTAGTGCACCTCCAAAATAGGCTTCTTTCAGAAATGGTTGGATTGAAAGACATTCAGTCAGGAAATGCTGGTAGAGGAGTTTCTGGAATAAAGTATAGGCTCCGCCGAAAAAAAGTTCTTCTCATCCTAGATAATGTTGACACACTTGAGCAACTAGAGATCTTGGTTGGAGGACTTGATTGGTTTGGTCCTGGTAGCAGAGTTATCATTACATCACGGGACAAACATTTGCTAGCATTTCATGGGTTTGAAAGAAGATACGAGGTACAAGAGTTGAATCACGTAGATGCTCTTGAGTTGCTTAGCCACAGGGTGTTTAAACAAGGCATTGTTGATCCAAATTACACAGAACTTTTAAGCCGCGTAGTAACTTATGCTTCCGGGATTCCATTGGCCTTGGAAGTAATAGGTTCCAACTTGTCCGGAAAAAGTGTTGACCAATGGAAACATACATTAGATCGGTTTGAACGGAATCCTCCTAACAACATCCAAAATATACTTCAAATAAGCTTCGATGATTTGGATCAAGAGGAGAAGAACGTGTTTCTTGACATTACTTGTTGCTTTAAGGGATATGAATTGACAGATGTTGTAGATATTCTCCGTGCTCGGTATGGTCAAGATATGAAAAATCATATCGAAGTGTTGATTGACAAGTCTCTCATACATATCAGTTTGGATGGTAAGGTGACACCACGTCCCTTGATAGAGAACATGGGTAAAAAAATTGTCATTGATGAATCGCCAAGCGATCCTGGGAGACGCAGTAGATTATGGTTCCGAGAAGATATAGTTCAAGTCCTAAAAAATAATAAG GGAACTAGTAATATTGAAATCATACATCTAGATTCCTCCTTAATTGAAAATGAAGAAGCAATAGAATGGGATGGAGAGGACTCTGAGGAGATGCCAAATCTCAGAATACTTATTATCAGAAAATGTCATTTCTCCAAAGCTCCCAAGTATCTTCCAAACAGTTTAAAAGTATTGGAATGGTGGAGATATCCTTCAGAAGAGTTACCATCCGATTTTGATTCAAAGAAACTTGTTATATGTAAGCTACCAAACATGGGATTCATGTCACCCGATCTAACTGAGTTTTTACAG AATCGAAGTTTGGGACGGACGATTGGTGTCAGATGTGAGTCTCAAGGCCTTTATTACCTCTCAGTATCATCTCAGACATGCTCAGTCAAAGATTCTCCACTCACTATCCATGCTCAGTTAGGTCATCTCAGTCTTTTCAAACTACATAAGGGTGTCAAATTTATCGAAGGTATCTAA
- the LOC127132333 gene encoding disease resistance protein Roq1 isoform X2: protein MANQRSSFTYDVFITFFGDDTRYGFAGNLWKSLSNRGINTFVDDHSKGDEIASTLLNVINESRIAIIVFSNNYAFSSFCLQLLVYILDTFLLNHRFIFPVFYDVDPAIVRYQTGTYAEAFSKHDKKFKYDKDKVKKWRKALYQVANLSGFHFKHGDGYEFEFIERIVEEVSSNFDLVPVHIANYTVGLESRLEEVCLLLELGSKQVLTVRIYGVGGIGKTILARAVYNKIGDQFEALCFLPNVSENSNMHGLVHLQNRLLSEMVGLKDIQSGNAGRGVSGIKYRLRRKKVLLILDNVDTLEQLEILVGGLDWFGPGSRVIITSRDKHLLAFHGFERRYEVQELNHVDALELLSHRVFKQGIVDPNYTELLSRVVTYASGIPLALEVIGSNLSGKSVDQWKHTLDRFERNPPNNIQNILQISFDDLDQEEKNVFLDITCCFKGYELTDVVDILRARYGQDMKNHIEVLIDKSLIHISLDGKVTPRPLIENMGKKIVIDESPSDPGRRSRLWFREDIVQVLKNNKGTSNIEIIHLDSSLIENEEAIEWDGEDSEEMPNLRILIIRKCHFSKAPKYLPNSLKVLEWWRYPSEELPSDFDSKKLVICKLPNMGFMSPDLTEFLQVSISFSPWSFMLKIIHLIFFLLSIHMFESFKF, encoded by the exons ATGGCAaatcaacgatcttccttcacCTACGACGTTTTCATAACTTTCTTCGGCGACGATACTCGTTACGGTTTTGCCGGCAATCTCTGGAAATCTCTCAGTAACAGAGGAATCAACACATTCGTCGATGACCATTCCAAAGGAGACGAAATCGCATCAACGCTTTTGAATGTCATCAATGAGTCGAGAATTGCCATTATTGTGTTTTCTAACAACTATGCTTTTTCTTCCTTTTGCTTGCAACTACTTGTCTATATCCTTGACACTTTTCTCTTGAATCATCGCTTTATTTTCCCCGTCTTTTACGATGTCGATCCTGCTATTGTAAGATATCAAACAGGAACTTATGCTGAAGCTTTTTCAAAGCATGACAAGAAATTCAAATATGACAAAGACAAAGTTAAGAAATGGAGGAAAGCTCTATATCAAGTAGCTAACTTGTCTGGATTTCATTTCAAACATGG GGATGGATATGAATTTGAGTTTATTGAACGGATTGTGGAAGAGGTCTCTAGCAATTTTGATCTTGTTCCAGTACATATTGCTAATTACACGGTTGGGCTGGAGTCTCGATTGGAAGAAGTGTGTTTGCTTTTAGAGTTGGGATCAAAACAAGTCCTCACAGTCAGGATCTATGGGGTTGGCGGAATAGGTAAAACAATACTTGCTCGAGCAGTTTATAATAAGATTGGAGACCAATTTGAAGCTTTATGTTTTCTTCCCAATGTTAGTGAAAACTCAAATATGCATGGACTAGTGCACCTCCAAAATAGGCTTCTTTCAGAAATGGTTGGATTGAAAGACATTCAGTCAGGAAATGCTGGTAGAGGAGTTTCTGGAATAAAGTATAGGCTCCGCCGAAAAAAAGTTCTTCTCATCCTAGATAATGTTGACACACTTGAGCAACTAGAGATCTTGGTTGGAGGACTTGATTGGTTTGGTCCTGGTAGCAGAGTTATCATTACATCACGGGACAAACATTTGCTAGCATTTCATGGGTTTGAAAGAAGATACGAGGTACAAGAGTTGAATCACGTAGATGCTCTTGAGTTGCTTAGCCACAGGGTGTTTAAACAAGGCATTGTTGATCCAAATTACACAGAACTTTTAAGCCGCGTAGTAACTTATGCTTCCGGGATTCCATTGGCCTTGGAAGTAATAGGTTCCAACTTGTCCGGAAAAAGTGTTGACCAATGGAAACATACATTAGATCGGTTTGAACGGAATCCTCCTAACAACATCCAAAATATACTTCAAATAAGCTTCGATGATTTGGATCAAGAGGAGAAGAACGTGTTTCTTGACATTACTTGTTGCTTTAAGGGATATGAATTGACAGATGTTGTAGATATTCTCCGTGCTCGGTATGGTCAAGATATGAAAAATCATATCGAAGTGTTGATTGACAAGTCTCTCATACATATCAGTTTGGATGGTAAGGTGACACCACGTCCCTTGATAGAGAACATGGGTAAAAAAATTGTCATTGATGAATCGCCAAGCGATCCTGGGAGACGCAGTAGATTATGGTTCCGAGAAGATATAGTTCAAGTCCTAAAAAATAATAAG GGAACTAGTAATATTGAAATCATACATCTAGATTCCTCCTTAATTGAAAATGAAGAAGCAATAGAATGGGATGGAGAGGACTCTGAGGAGATGCCAAATCTCAGAATACTTATTATCAGAAAATGTCATTTCTCCAAAGCTCCCAAGTATCTTCCAAACAGTTTAAAAGTATTGGAATGGTGGAGATATCCTTCAGAAGAGTTACCATCCGATTTTGATTCAAAGAAACTTGTTATATGTAAGCTACCAAACATGGGATTCATGTCACCCGATCTAACTGAGTTTTTACAGGTAAGTATAAGTTTTTCCCCTTGGTCTTTTATGTTAAAAattattcatttgattttttttcttctttcaatTCATATGTTTGAGAGCTTTAAATTTTGA
- the LOC127132333 gene encoding disease resistance protein Roq1 isoform X5 — protein sequence MANQRSSFTYDVFITFFGDDTRYGFAGNLWKSLSNRGINTFVDDHSKGDEIASTLLNVINESRIAIIVFSNNYAFSSFCLQLLVYILDTFLLNHRFIFPVFYDVDPAIVRYQTGTYAEAFSKHDKKFKYDKDKVKKWRKALYQVANLSGFHFKHGDGYEFEFIERIVEEVSSNFDLVPVHIANYTVGLESRLEEVCLLLELGSKQVLTVRIYGVGGIGKTILARAVYNKIGDQFEALCFLPNVSENSNMHGLVHLQNRLLSEMVGLKDIQSGNAGRGVSGIKYRLRRKKVLLILDNVDTLEQLEILVGGLDWFGPGSRVIITSRDKHLLAFHGFERRYEVQELNHVDALELLSHRVFKQGIVDPNYTELLSRVVTYASGIPLALEVIGSNLSGKSVDQWKHTLDRFERNPPNNIQNILQISFDDLDQEEKNVFLDITCCFKGYELTDVVDILRARYGQDMKNHIEVLIDKSLIHISLDGKVTPRPLIENMGKKIVIDESPSDPGRRSRLWFREDIVQVLKNNKGTSNIEIIHLDSSLIENEEAIEWDGEDSEEMPNLRILIIRKCHFSKAPKYLPNSLKVLEWWRYPSEELPSDFDSKKLVICKLPNMGFMSPDLTEFLQFYLKDR from the exons ATGGCAaatcaacgatcttccttcacCTACGACGTTTTCATAACTTTCTTCGGCGACGATACTCGTTACGGTTTTGCCGGCAATCTCTGGAAATCTCTCAGTAACAGAGGAATCAACACATTCGTCGATGACCATTCCAAAGGAGACGAAATCGCATCAACGCTTTTGAATGTCATCAATGAGTCGAGAATTGCCATTATTGTGTTTTCTAACAACTATGCTTTTTCTTCCTTTTGCTTGCAACTACTTGTCTATATCCTTGACACTTTTCTCTTGAATCATCGCTTTATTTTCCCCGTCTTTTACGATGTCGATCCTGCTATTGTAAGATATCAAACAGGAACTTATGCTGAAGCTTTTTCAAAGCATGACAAGAAATTCAAATATGACAAAGACAAAGTTAAGAAATGGAGGAAAGCTCTATATCAAGTAGCTAACTTGTCTGGATTTCATTTCAAACATGG GGATGGATATGAATTTGAGTTTATTGAACGGATTGTGGAAGAGGTCTCTAGCAATTTTGATCTTGTTCCAGTACATATTGCTAATTACACGGTTGGGCTGGAGTCTCGATTGGAAGAAGTGTGTTTGCTTTTAGAGTTGGGATCAAAACAAGTCCTCACAGTCAGGATCTATGGGGTTGGCGGAATAGGTAAAACAATACTTGCTCGAGCAGTTTATAATAAGATTGGAGACCAATTTGAAGCTTTATGTTTTCTTCCCAATGTTAGTGAAAACTCAAATATGCATGGACTAGTGCACCTCCAAAATAGGCTTCTTTCAGAAATGGTTGGATTGAAAGACATTCAGTCAGGAAATGCTGGTAGAGGAGTTTCTGGAATAAAGTATAGGCTCCGCCGAAAAAAAGTTCTTCTCATCCTAGATAATGTTGACACACTTGAGCAACTAGAGATCTTGGTTGGAGGACTTGATTGGTTTGGTCCTGGTAGCAGAGTTATCATTACATCACGGGACAAACATTTGCTAGCATTTCATGGGTTTGAAAGAAGATACGAGGTACAAGAGTTGAATCACGTAGATGCTCTTGAGTTGCTTAGCCACAGGGTGTTTAAACAAGGCATTGTTGATCCAAATTACACAGAACTTTTAAGCCGCGTAGTAACTTATGCTTCCGGGATTCCATTGGCCTTGGAAGTAATAGGTTCCAACTTGTCCGGAAAAAGTGTTGACCAATGGAAACATACATTAGATCGGTTTGAACGGAATCCTCCTAACAACATCCAAAATATACTTCAAATAAGCTTCGATGATTTGGATCAAGAGGAGAAGAACGTGTTTCTTGACATTACTTGTTGCTTTAAGGGATATGAATTGACAGATGTTGTAGATATTCTCCGTGCTCGGTATGGTCAAGATATGAAAAATCATATCGAAGTGTTGATTGACAAGTCTCTCATACATATCAGTTTGGATGGTAAGGTGACACCACGTCCCTTGATAGAGAACATGGGTAAAAAAATTGTCATTGATGAATCGCCAAGCGATCCTGGGAGACGCAGTAGATTATGGTTCCGAGAAGATATAGTTCAAGTCCTAAAAAATAATAAG GGAACTAGTAATATTGAAATCATACATCTAGATTCCTCCTTAATTGAAAATGAAGAAGCAATAGAATGGGATGGAGAGGACTCTGAGGAGATGCCAAATCTCAGAATACTTATTATCAGAAAATGTCATTTCTCCAAAGCTCCCAAGTATCTTCCAAACAGTTTAAAAGTATTGGAATGGTGGAGATATCCTTCAGAAGAGTTACCATCCGATTTTGATTCAAAGAAACTTGTTATATGTAAGCTACCAAACATGGGATTCATGTCACCCGATCTAACTGAGTTTTTACAG
- the LOC127132333 gene encoding disease resistance protein Roq1 isoform X3 — translation MANQRSSFTYDVFITFFGDDTRYGFAGNLWKSLSNRGINTFVDDHSKGDEIASTLLNVINESRIAIIVFSNNYAFSSFCLQLLVYILDTFLLNHRFIFPVFYDVDPAIVRYQTGTYAEAFSKHDKKFKYDKDKVKKWRKALYQVANLSGFHFKHGDGYEFEFIERIVEEVSSNFDLVPVHIANYTVGLESRLEEVCLLLELGSKQVLTVRIYGVGGIGKTILARAVYNKIGDQFEALCFLPNVSENSNMHGLVHLQNRLLSEMVGLKDIQSGNAGRGVSGIKYRLRRKKVLLILDNVDTLEQLEILVGGLDWFGPGSRVIITSRDKHLLAFHGFERRYEVQELNHVDALELLSHRVFKQGIVDPNYTELLSRVVTYASGIPLALEVIGSNLSGKSVDQWKHTLDRFERNPPNNIQNILQISFDDLDQEEKNVFLDITCCFKGYELTDVVDILRARYGQDMKNHIEVLIDKSLIHISLDGKVTPRPLIENMGKKIVIDESPSDPGRRSRLWFREDIVQVLKNNKGTSNIEIIHLDSSLIENEEAIEWDGEDSEEMPNLRILIIRKCHFSKAPKYLPNSLKVLEWWRYPSEELPSDFDSKKLVICKLPNMGFMSPDLTEFLQGVRRSEGSDSTVQR, via the exons ATGGCAaatcaacgatcttccttcacCTACGACGTTTTCATAACTTTCTTCGGCGACGATACTCGTTACGGTTTTGCCGGCAATCTCTGGAAATCTCTCAGTAACAGAGGAATCAACACATTCGTCGATGACCATTCCAAAGGAGACGAAATCGCATCAACGCTTTTGAATGTCATCAATGAGTCGAGAATTGCCATTATTGTGTTTTCTAACAACTATGCTTTTTCTTCCTTTTGCTTGCAACTACTTGTCTATATCCTTGACACTTTTCTCTTGAATCATCGCTTTATTTTCCCCGTCTTTTACGATGTCGATCCTGCTATTGTAAGATATCAAACAGGAACTTATGCTGAAGCTTTTTCAAAGCATGACAAGAAATTCAAATATGACAAAGACAAAGTTAAGAAATGGAGGAAAGCTCTATATCAAGTAGCTAACTTGTCTGGATTTCATTTCAAACATGG GGATGGATATGAATTTGAGTTTATTGAACGGATTGTGGAAGAGGTCTCTAGCAATTTTGATCTTGTTCCAGTACATATTGCTAATTACACGGTTGGGCTGGAGTCTCGATTGGAAGAAGTGTGTTTGCTTTTAGAGTTGGGATCAAAACAAGTCCTCACAGTCAGGATCTATGGGGTTGGCGGAATAGGTAAAACAATACTTGCTCGAGCAGTTTATAATAAGATTGGAGACCAATTTGAAGCTTTATGTTTTCTTCCCAATGTTAGTGAAAACTCAAATATGCATGGACTAGTGCACCTCCAAAATAGGCTTCTTTCAGAAATGGTTGGATTGAAAGACATTCAGTCAGGAAATGCTGGTAGAGGAGTTTCTGGAATAAAGTATAGGCTCCGCCGAAAAAAAGTTCTTCTCATCCTAGATAATGTTGACACACTTGAGCAACTAGAGATCTTGGTTGGAGGACTTGATTGGTTTGGTCCTGGTAGCAGAGTTATCATTACATCACGGGACAAACATTTGCTAGCATTTCATGGGTTTGAAAGAAGATACGAGGTACAAGAGTTGAATCACGTAGATGCTCTTGAGTTGCTTAGCCACAGGGTGTTTAAACAAGGCATTGTTGATCCAAATTACACAGAACTTTTAAGCCGCGTAGTAACTTATGCTTCCGGGATTCCATTGGCCTTGGAAGTAATAGGTTCCAACTTGTCCGGAAAAAGTGTTGACCAATGGAAACATACATTAGATCGGTTTGAACGGAATCCTCCTAACAACATCCAAAATATACTTCAAATAAGCTTCGATGATTTGGATCAAGAGGAGAAGAACGTGTTTCTTGACATTACTTGTTGCTTTAAGGGATATGAATTGACAGATGTTGTAGATATTCTCCGTGCTCGGTATGGTCAAGATATGAAAAATCATATCGAAGTGTTGATTGACAAGTCTCTCATACATATCAGTTTGGATGGTAAGGTGACACCACGTCCCTTGATAGAGAACATGGGTAAAAAAATTGTCATTGATGAATCGCCAAGCGATCCTGGGAGACGCAGTAGATTATGGTTCCGAGAAGATATAGTTCAAGTCCTAAAAAATAATAAG GGAACTAGTAATATTGAAATCATACATCTAGATTCCTCCTTAATTGAAAATGAAGAAGCAATAGAATGGGATGGAGAGGACTCTGAGGAGATGCCAAATCTCAGAATACTTATTATCAGAAAATGTCATTTCTCCAAAGCTCCCAAGTATCTTCCAAACAGTTTAAAAGTATTGGAATGGTGGAGATATCCTTCAGAAGAGTTACCATCCGATTTTGATTCAAAGAAACTTGTTATATGTAAGCTACCAAACATGGGATTCATGTCACCCGATCTAACTGAGTTTTTACAG